One part of the Truepera radiovictrix DSM 17093 genome encodes these proteins:
- the msrA gene encoding peptide-methionine (S)-S-oxide reductase MsrA, which yields MTHVPHRDTATLAGGCFWCLEAVYQLLPGVERVVSGYMGGHTENPSYEEVCTGRTGHAEVVQLTFDPQRVSYEDLLGVFFSIHDPTTLNRQGADVGTQYRSAIFYHSQAQREAAEKLIAELEREGVWRGIVTEVVPAGTFYEAEPYHQNYYRNHPYQPYCVAVVAPKVAKFRKSYLSKLQNAS from the coding sequence ATGACCCACGTCCCTCACCGCGACACTGCCACCCTAGCGGGCGGCTGCTTCTGGTGCCTCGAGGCCGTCTATCAGCTCCTGCCCGGCGTCGAGCGCGTCGTCTCCGGCTACATGGGCGGCCACACCGAAAACCCCAGCTACGAAGAGGTCTGCACCGGCCGCACCGGCCACGCCGAGGTCGTGCAGCTGACCTTCGACCCACAGCGGGTCTCCTACGAGGACCTCTTGGGCGTCTTTTTCAGCATCCACGACCCCACGACCCTCAACCGCCAGGGGGCGGACGTCGGCACGCAGTACCGCTCGGCGATCTTCTACCACTCACAGGCGCAGCGCGAGGCGGCCGAAAAGCTCATCGCCGAGCTCGAGCGCGAGGGCGTCTGGAGGGGCATCGTCACCGAAGTCGTACCCGCGGGGACCTTTTACGAAGCCGAGCCCTACCACCAGAACTACTACCGCAACCACCCCTACCAGCCCTACTGCGTGGCGGTGGTGGCGCCCAAGGTGGCGAAGTTTCGCAAGTCCTACCTGAGCAAGCTGCAAAACGCTTCCTAA
- the hutH gene encoding histidine ammonia-lyase, whose translation MVLDTTLDLESFAAVVRGRERVTLADAARARLARARSLVERIIAGQEAVYGINTGFGKFATVRVDQAQLTQLQHNLIVSHAVGVGAPLPTEVVRGIMLLRAQSLALGHSGVRVTVVERLLELLNAGAHPVIPEGGSVGASGDLAPLAHLALALIGLGEIEHEGRVQPAAEVLRALGHEPLTLAAKEGLALINGTQLMGSLLALSVLDARLLLKTANLAAAMTVEAMRGSHRPFRDDLVRLRPHPGALSVAAEVRAHLRGSQIAPSHAHCGRVQDAYSLRAVPQIHGASADVLAHAERVLATEFASVTDNPLLLPETGEVVSGGNFHGQPLALTADALAVAVAELASVSERRCEQLLNPALSGLPAFLTPEGGLNSGLMIAQYTAAALVSENKVLAHPASVDSIPTSANQEDHVSMGAHAARKLRTVLENAFTVLTIELLCAAQALEFQPLEPGAGVQAARARIREVAPPLLGDRYFRPELERLRERVRSGALLKGLSFTEEGDAREGGEPTLPPESATQSQH comes from the coding sequence GTGGTACTAGACACCACCTTGGACTTGGAAAGCTTCGCCGCCGTCGTGCGCGGCCGTGAACGCGTCACCCTCGCGGACGCCGCGCGCGCACGGCTGGCGCGCGCCCGCAGCCTCGTCGAGCGCATCATAGCGGGGCAGGAGGCGGTCTACGGCATCAACACCGGTTTCGGCAAGTTCGCCACCGTCCGCGTGGACCAAGCGCAGCTTACGCAGCTGCAGCACAACCTTATCGTCTCGCACGCGGTCGGGGTGGGCGCGCCCCTGCCCACCGAGGTGGTGCGCGGCATCATGCTCCTGCGCGCGCAGTCGCTCGCGCTCGGGCACTCCGGCGTGCGCGTCACCGTCGTCGAGCGCCTGCTCGAGCTGCTCAACGCGGGCGCGCACCCGGTGATCCCCGAAGGGGGTTCGGTGGGCGCCTCGGGCGACCTCGCCCCTTTGGCGCACCTCGCGCTCGCGCTTATTGGCCTCGGCGAGATCGAACACGAGGGCCGCGTGCAGCCCGCCGCCGAGGTGCTGCGCGCACTCGGGCATGAGCCGCTCACGTTGGCGGCCAAAGAGGGTCTGGCGCTGATTAACGGCACCCAGCTTATGGGGAGCCTGCTCGCTCTCAGCGTGCTCGACGCCCGCCTCCTGCTCAAAACCGCCAACCTAGCGGCCGCCATGACGGTCGAGGCGATGCGCGGCAGTCACCGGCCCTTCCGCGACGACCTCGTGCGGCTGCGCCCGCACCCGGGCGCGCTCAGCGTGGCAGCGGAGGTGCGCGCGCACCTGCGGGGCAGCCAGATCGCCCCCTCGCACGCCCACTGCGGCCGCGTCCAGGACGCCTACAGCCTGCGCGCGGTGCCGCAGATCCACGGCGCCTCGGCGGACGTGCTGGCGCACGCCGAGCGCGTGCTCGCGACCGAGTTCGCCTCGGTGACCGACAACCCGCTCCTACTGCCCGAGACCGGCGAGGTCGTCTCGGGCGGCAACTTTCACGGCCAACCCTTGGCCTTGACCGCCGACGCGCTCGCGGTCGCGGTCGCCGAACTCGCCTCGGTGAGCGAACGGCGCTGCGAGCAGCTCCTCAACCCGGCGCTCTCGGGGCTGCCGGCCTTTCTCACGCCGGAGGGGGGACTAAACAGCGGCCTGATGATCGCCCAGTACACCGCCGCCGCCCTGGTGAGCGAGAACAAGGTGCTCGCGCACCCCGCTTCGGTCGACTCGATCCCCACGAGCGCCAACCAGGAGGACCACGTGTCGATGGGGGCGCACGCCGCGCGCAAGCTTCGCACGGTCCTCGAGAACGCCTTTACGGTCCTCACGATTGAGCTGCTCTGCGCGGCGCAGGCGCTCGAGTTCCAGCCCCTCGAGCCGGGCGCGGGGGTGCAGGCGGCGAGGGCACGCATCCGCGAGGTCGCGCCGCCGCTCCTGGGGGACCGCTACTTTAGACCCGAGCTCGAGCGGCTCCGCGAGCGCGTGCGCTCCGGCGCGCTCCTTAAGGGGCTGAGCTTTACGGAGGAGGGGGACGCGCGCGAGGGGGGCGAACCGACGCTGCCACCCGAGAGCGCGACGCAGAGCCAGCACTAA
- a CDS encoding YjiH family protein encodes MSDRSVHDPTRPDLTSLAKLIGFSALGIFLFFVPVTFNGRNTIVPDHLTTLLITQARPLAVTALVLLMLWGVAAPLRDGRFQASVSDKIFTVLKGFGLLLAVLYLLDLAPGWAAEPDMLPFLFERLALVVGILIPIGALALTFLLGFGLLETVGVLMEPVMRPLFRTPGGSAVDAVASFVGSYSIGLLITNRVFLEGKYSLREAVIIATGFSTVSATFMVVVARTLGLMESWNVYFWSTMLITFAVTAITAHLPPIAGLDNRKPVFQEPPERRNRFAQALVAGTRAIQTQPSLGQMLLSNLRDGLAMASVVAPSILAIGFLGLVLSQYTPVFDVVGLLLWPFLLLSGIPEATEHSGALASGLAEMFLPAALLQEAVLPVRYLAAVTCVSSVIFFSGSVPCILATKIPIGVGRLLTVWLLRTALTIVLTGLVYRALVALGWLA; translated from the coding sequence GTGTCTGACCGCAGCGTTCACGACCCAACGCGCCCTGACCTCACGAGTCTCGCCAAGCTCATTGGCTTCAGCGCTCTCGGAATCTTCCTCTTCTTCGTCCCCGTCACCTTCAACGGGCGCAACACCATCGTGCCGGACCATCTCACGACCCTGCTCATCACGCAAGCGCGGCCGCTCGCCGTCACCGCCCTAGTCCTGCTTATGCTGTGGGGTGTCGCGGCGCCGCTACGAGATGGCCGCTTCCAGGCGAGCGTAAGCGACAAGATTTTCACTGTCCTTAAAGGGTTCGGGCTTCTGCTGGCTGTGCTCTACTTGCTAGATTTGGCGCCGGGGTGGGCAGCAGAACCCGACATGCTCCCTTTTCTTTTCGAACGGCTTGCGCTCGTCGTGGGTATCCTCATCCCCATCGGGGCGCTTGCACTGACCTTCCTCCTCGGCTTTGGACTTTTGGAAACCGTAGGCGTTTTGATGGAGCCAGTTATGCGGCCTCTCTTCCGGACTCCTGGTGGTTCAGCAGTCGATGCGGTCGCCTCTTTTGTCGGAAGCTACTCGATAGGCCTGTTGATCACCAACCGCGTCTTTCTAGAGGGTAAGTACTCGCTGCGCGAGGCGGTCATTATCGCTACGGGTTTCTCGACCGTTTCAGCCACCTTTATGGTGGTTGTAGCGCGCACGCTAGGGCTTATGGAGAGCTGGAACGTCTACTTCTGGTCTACCATGTTGATTACCTTCGCCGTCACGGCCATCACGGCTCACCTACCTCCTATCGCTGGGCTCGACAACCGTAAGCCTGTCTTTCAGGAACCGCCTGAACGACGCAACCGTTTCGCACAAGCCCTTGTCGCAGGCACACGTGCCATACAGACACAGCCCTCGCTAGGTCAGATGCTTCTCAGCAACCTACGCGACGGGCTCGCCATGGCATCAGTCGTCGCACCGTCCATCCTGGCTATTGGGTTTTTGGGACTCGTGCTGTCGCAGTACACCCCCGTGTTCGATGTCGTAGGGCTTCTTCTCTGGCCCTTTTTACTTCTCTCAGGCATACCGGAAGCAACCGAGCATAGTGGCGCGCTCGCTTCTGGGCTTGCCGAGATGTTTCTGCCCGCAGCGCTGCTTCAGGAAGCAGTTTTACCCGTTCGCTACCTCGCTGCTGTCACCTGCGTAAGTAGCGTTATCTTCTTCTCGGGGAGCGTGCCGTGCATCCTAGCCACCAAAATCCCCATCGGTGTCGGTAGATTGCTCACCGTCTGGCTTTTGCGCACCGCTCTCACCATCGTCCTCACGGGCCTCGTCTACCGCGCGCTCGTCGCCCTCGGCTGGCTGGCCTAA
- the hutI gene encoding imidazolonepropionase, with translation MAELLLIGIAQLATPRAGPQRGAAMREITVLKGAALLIRDGRIAWVGPERDAPAAARVRDLGGRAVTPALVDPHTHAVWAGDRLADFEARAAGVGYETLLARGGGIRSTVRATAEARVEALVTLARPRLRALRGSGAATVEVKSGYGLTPEAELRSLRAIRALRAAFELRPTLLVHVPPTEGREAYLQGVCEVLIPEVAREGLAEAVDVFCEREAFSVEESRALLTAAQRAGLKVKLHADQFHALGGVELACELGALSVDHLEASGPAQIAALAASETVATLLPGVTLHLGLPAAPGRELIDAGACVAVGTDLNPGSSPLFSAQLALALAVRLNRLTPAEALTACTVNAAHALGLADRGALAPGQRADLLVLEGPAWLELPYTLGRNPVREVYTALTP, from the coding sequence ATGGCTGAACTGCTCCTGATCGGTATCGCGCAGCTCGCCACCCCGCGCGCGGGGCCGCAGCGCGGCGCGGCGATGCGCGAGATCACGGTGCTCAAGGGGGCCGCCCTCCTCATCCGCGACGGGCGCATCGCCTGGGTCGGCCCCGAGCGGGACGCCCCCGCGGCGGCGCGGGTGCGCGACCTCGGGGGCCGCGCGGTGACGCCCGCGCTCGTCGACCCGCACACGCACGCGGTCTGGGCCGGCGACCGGTTGGCGGACTTCGAGGCCAGAGCCGCCGGGGTGGGCTACGAGACGCTGCTCGCGCGCGGCGGCGGCATCCGCAGCACCGTGCGGGCGACCGCCGAGGCGCGCGTGGAGGCGCTCGTCACGCTCGCCAGGCCGCGGCTGCGAGCGCTGCGGGGCTCCGGCGCGGCGACGGTCGAGGTCAAGAGCGGCTACGGCCTCACCCCCGAGGCGGAGCTGCGCAGCCTGCGGGCCATCCGAGCTCTCCGGGCCGCGTTCGAGCTGCGCCCGACGCTCCTCGTTCACGTCCCCCCCACCGAGGGGCGCGAGGCGTACCTGCAGGGGGTGTGCGAGGTGCTCATCCCGGAGGTCGCCCGCGAGGGGCTCGCCGAGGCGGTCGACGTCTTTTGCGAGCGCGAGGCCTTTAGCGTCGAGGAGTCGCGCGCGCTCCTCACAGCGGCGCAGCGCGCGGGGCTCAAGGTCAAGCTGCACGCCGACCAGTTTCACGCCCTGGGCGGCGTCGAGCTGGCGTGCGAACTCGGGGCTTTAAGCGTCGACCACCTCGAGGCGAGCGGGCCAGCGCAGATCGCGGCGCTCGCCGCCTCCGAGACCGTCGCCACCCTCTTGCCCGGCGTGACGCTGCACTTAGGGCTCCCCGCCGCCCCCGGCCGAGAGCTCATCGACGCGGGCGCGTGCGTCGCCGTCGGCACCGACCTCAACCCCGGCTCCTCCCCGCTCTTTAGCGCGCAGCTCGCGCTGGCTCTGGCCGTGCGCCTCAACCGCCTCACCCCCGCCGAAGCGCTCACCGCGTGCACCGTCAACGCGGCCCACGCGCTGGGGCTTGCGGACCGGGGGGCGCTCGCCCCGGGGCAGCGGGCCGACCTGTTGGTGCTAGAGGGCCCAGCGTGGCTCGAGCTCCCCTACACGCTCGGCAGGAACCCGGTGCGCGAGGTCTATACCGCGCTAACCCCTTAA
- a CDS encoding arginase family protein: MSPLPYGGVATFARAPLVPTEGDWRADVGVLGVPFDLAVGFRPGARFAPRALREASLRYAPPPEGFYDLEGDRYHLAGVTFADAGDVDLPALEPELMRARTTEAARRVRARVRLPVFLGGDHAVSFPLLQAFDDVPELHVVQLDAHLDFTDERNGTRYSNSSPFRRAVEALPNLVHITTLGLRGLRADAEAVRAARARGHTLVPMRALLGDLAGVLARLPSGKPVYLSIDADALDPADLPGTSSPEPDGLPYALAAQLAAETARRNPLVGLDFVELAPNLDPTGRSALLGARLIMETLCAAFERDG, encoded by the coding sequence GTGAGTCCCCTCCCCTACGGCGGCGTCGCCACCTTCGCGCGGGCGCCCCTCGTCCCCACAGAGGGCGACTGGCGGGCCGACGTGGGCGTGCTGGGCGTCCCCTTCGACCTGGCCGTCGGTTTTCGGCCGGGGGCGCGCTTCGCACCGCGGGCGCTGCGCGAGGCGAGCTTGCGCTACGCCCCCCCGCCCGAAGGGTTTTACGACCTCGAAGGGGACCGCTACCACCTCGCCGGGGTGACGTTTGCCGACGCGGGCGACGTGGACTTGCCGGCGCTCGAGCCCGAACTCATGCGCGCGCGCACGACCGAAGCGGCGCGGCGCGTGCGCGCGCGGGTGCGCCTGCCGGTCTTTCTGGGGGGCGACCACGCCGTCTCGTTCCCCCTGCTGCAAGCCTTTGACGACGTGCCGGAGCTGCACGTGGTGCAGCTCGACGCGCACCTCGACTTTACGGACGAACGCAACGGCACGCGCTACTCCAACAGCAGCCCCTTCCGGCGCGCGGTCGAGGCGCTCCCCAACCTCGTGCACATCACCACCCTGGGGCTGCGCGGCCTGCGCGCGGACGCCGAGGCGGTGCGGGCTGCGCGCGCGCGCGGGCACACCCTGGTGCCGATGCGCGCGCTTCTAGGGGACCTCGCGGGGGTGCTGGCGCGGCTGCCGAGCGGCAAACCCGTGTACTTGAGCATCGACGCCGACGCCCTCGACCCCGCCGACTTGCCCGGTACCAGCTCCCCCGAACCCGACGGCCTCCCTTACGCGCTCGCCGCGCAGCTCGCGGCCGAGACGGCGCGGCGCAACCCCCTCGTCGGCCTCGACTTCGTCGAGCTCGCCCCCAACCTCGACCCGACCGGGCGCAGCGCCCTCTTGGGGGCGCGGCTTATCATGGAGACGCTCTGCGCGGCCTTTGAGCGCGATGGCTGA
- the hutU gene encoding urocanate hydratase: MAHPPPTLRAPRGPQKTAKGWIQEAAKRMLLNNLDPEVAEHPEALIVYGGRGKAARDWPSLFALIETLDRLEDDETLLVQSGKPVAVLQTHPFAPRVILANSNLVPHWATWETFDALERAGLMMYGQMTAGSWIYIGTQGILQGTYETFAGAAAKHFGGTLKGTITVTAGLGGMGGAQPLAVKLAGGVSVTVEVDPTRIDKRLATRYLDEVASSLGDALKRAERYKQEGTARSIGLLGNAAEVLPQLVARGFTPELVTDQTSAHDPMWGYIPVMRPDEDPDRLRAEQPERYRERAYEAMAAHVRAILELQRRGAVAFDYGNNLRQRAFEAGVTDAFSYPGFVPAFIRDSFCEGRGPFRWVALSGDPEDIYATDRALLELFPDDERLQAWLTYAAKEIAFQGLPARICWLGLRERDRAGRLFNEMVADGRLKAPIVIGRDHLDAGSVASPYRETEAMRDGSDAVSDWPLLNFAVGAASGAAWVSFHHGGGVGMGFSQHAGLVAVADGSPEAALRLSRCLVNDPAMGVIRHADAGYEKALRVARERGLDLPALGIR; the protein is encoded by the coding sequence ATGGCACACCCCCCTCCCACCCTCCGCGCCCCCCGGGGGCCGCAAAAGACCGCCAAGGGTTGGATCCAGGAGGCCGCCAAGCGGATGCTCCTGAACAACTTAGACCCCGAGGTCGCCGAGCACCCGGAGGCGCTTATCGTCTACGGCGGGCGCGGCAAAGCGGCGCGCGACTGGCCGAGCCTCTTTGCGCTCATTGAGACCCTCGACCGCTTGGAGGACGACGAGACGCTGCTCGTGCAGTCGGGCAAACCCGTCGCGGTCCTCCAGACGCACCCCTTCGCCCCGCGCGTGATCCTGGCCAACTCGAACCTGGTACCGCACTGGGCCACGTGGGAGACCTTCGACGCGCTCGAGCGCGCCGGGCTGATGATGTACGGCCAGATGACCGCCGGCAGCTGGATCTACATCGGTACCCAGGGCATCCTCCAGGGGACCTACGAGACCTTCGCGGGGGCGGCGGCCAAGCACTTCGGCGGCACGCTTAAAGGGACCATCACCGTCACCGCCGGGCTCGGCGGGATGGGCGGGGCGCAGCCCCTGGCGGTCAAGCTCGCGGGCGGGGTGAGCGTGACGGTCGAGGTCGACCCGACGCGCATCGACAAGCGCCTGGCAACGCGCTACCTCGACGAGGTCGCGAGCAGCTTAGGCGACGCCCTTAAGCGCGCCGAACGCTACAAACAGGAGGGCACCGCGCGCTCGATCGGTCTGCTCGGCAACGCCGCCGAGGTGCTTCCGCAGCTCGTGGCGCGCGGCTTTACCCCCGAGCTGGTGACCGACCAGACGAGCGCCCACGACCCCATGTGGGGCTACATCCCCGTGATGCGCCCCGACGAGGACCCCGACAGGCTCCGCGCCGAGCAGCCGGAGAGGTACCGCGAGCGCGCCTACGAGGCGATGGCGGCGCACGTGCGGGCGATCCTCGAGCTGCAGCGGCGCGGCGCCGTCGCCTTCGACTACGGCAACAACCTGCGCCAGCGGGCCTTCGAGGCGGGCGTCACGGACGCCTTTTCATACCCCGGCTTCGTCCCCGCCTTTATCCGCGACTCGTTCTGCGAGGGGCGCGGCCCCTTTCGCTGGGTGGCGCTCTCCGGCGACCCCGAGGACATCTACGCGACCGACCGGGCGCTTCTAGAGCTCTTCCCCGACGACGAGCGCCTGCAAGCTTGGCTGACCTACGCGGCCAAGGAGATCGCCTTTCAGGGGTTGCCGGCGCGCATCTGCTGGCTCGGCCTGCGCGAACGCGACCGCGCCGGGCGGCTCTTTAACGAGATGGTCGCCGACGGGCGCCTAAAAGCCCCCATCGTCATCGGGCGCGACCACCTCGACGCGGGGTCGGTGGCGAGCCCCTACCGCGAGACCGAGGCCATGCGCGACGGCTCCGACGCGGTCTCCGACTGGCCCCTGTTGAACTTTGCCGTGGGCGCCGCGAGCGGCGCGGCCTGGGTGAGCTTTCACCACGGCGGCGGGGTCGGGATGGGCTTTAGCCAACACGCGGGGCTCGTCGCGGTGGCCGACGGCTCGCCGGAGGCGGCGCTGCGGCTCTCGCGCTGCCTCGTCAACGACCCCGCGATGGGCGTCATCCGGCACGCCGACGCGGGGTATGAGAAGGCGCTGCGGGTCGCCCGGGAGCGCGGCCTCGACCTCCCCGCCCTGGGGATCCGGTGA
- a CDS encoding IclR family transcriptional regulator, whose protein sequence is MRSLAKASAVLAAFRADRPEWGPRALALHLGLPRATVHAHLAALTEVGLLRRVARGRYRLSWRLAELAAQLTDALPFLPRARLALAELAARERALAYVCVLEDRRVVCVARTLGDPAAGDALQTDVVLPTHATAAGKLLYAFAGLTPPALTPYTASTITTPDEWASELARVLELGYARAVEEWLPGQCALAAPLLWEGGVAAALGLQLPLKRFLAREKRLVTALRAAAESVSLPPSVGEAGAAAGAL, encoded by the coding sequence ATGCGTTCGCTCGCCAAAGCCAGCGCCGTTTTGGCCGCCTTTCGCGCCGACCGGCCCGAGTGGGGGCCGCGCGCGCTCGCCCTGCACCTCGGGTTGCCGCGCGCGACGGTGCACGCGCACCTCGCCGCGCTCACCGAGGTGGGGCTCTTGCGCCGCGTCGCGCGGGGGCGCTACCGGCTCTCGTGGCGCCTCGCCGAGCTCGCCGCGCAGCTCACCGACGCGCTCCCCTTTCTCCCCCGCGCGCGCCTCGCGCTCGCCGAGCTCGCGGCGCGTGAGCGCGCCCTCGCCTACGTGTGCGTGCTCGAGGACCGCCGCGTGGTGTGCGTGGCCCGCACCCTCGGCGACCCCGCCGCGGGGGACGCGCTGCAGACCGACGTCGTGCTGCCCACTCACGCGACCGCCGCGGGCAAGCTCCTCTACGCCTTTGCCGGGCTCACGCCGCCGGCCTTGACCCCCTACACCGCGAGCACCATCACGACGCCCGACGAGTGGGCGAGCGAGCTCGCGCGCGTCCTCGAGCTCGGGTACGCGCGCGCGGTCGAGGAGTGGCTGCCGGGGCAGTGCGCGCTCGCCGCACCGCTCCTCTGGGAGGGCGGGGTGGCCGCCGCGCTCGGGCTGCAGCTGCCTCTAAAGCGCTTTCTCGCTCGCGAAAAGCGCCTCGTCACGGCCCTCCGGGCGGCCGCCGAGAGCGTGTCGCTACCACCCTCGGTGGGGGAGGCGGGCGCGGCCGCGGGGGCGCTGTGA
- a CDS encoding NAD(P)-dependent oxidoreductase, with translation MVQPSLEALEARFRELKPPMTAREAKVEANRCLYCFDAPCIRACPTHIDVPTFIRKIATDNVTGAAVTILEANLMAATCARVCPVEELCEGACVLGADHKPIEIGRLQRYAMDHLYSRRKLPFTPAPPTGKRVAVVGAGPAGLSCAGELARRGYEVTVFEKNPLPGGLSTYGIVVLREPIRVALEEVAMIEALGVEIRTGVEVGRDVQAPELLRDFDAVFLGVGMGAVPHLGIPGEDLEGVTEALSFIAETKLAEREGLERLRALPVGRHVAVIGAGNTAVDAATVARRLGAERVTMVYRRGETEMTAYDFEVAFVRNEGVELRFFSQPVRILGEGGRVTGLECLRVELGPPGPDGRALPRPVPGSEWVLPCDQVIKAIGQEKRVDLFAHFGLEQERGYVNVDAALRTSHPKVFAGGDCIRATGEAMTVTATEDGKRAARAIHALLGAAALAAD, from the coding sequence ATGGTGCAGCCTAGTTTGGAGGCGTTAGAGGCGCGCTTTCGCGAGCTTAAACCCCCCATGACGGCGCGGGAGGCCAAAGTGGAGGCGAACCGGTGCCTCTACTGCTTCGACGCCCCCTGCATCCGGGCGTGCCCGACGCACATCGACGTGCCGACGTTTATCCGCAAGATCGCGACCGACAACGTCACGGGCGCCGCCGTGACTATCTTGGAGGCCAACCTCATGGCGGCGACCTGTGCGCGCGTCTGCCCCGTCGAGGAGCTGTGCGAGGGGGCGTGCGTGTTGGGGGCCGACCACAAACCCATCGAGATCGGACGGCTGCAGCGCTACGCCATGGACCACCTCTACAGCCGCCGGAAGCTCCCCTTTACCCCCGCGCCCCCGACGGGCAAGCGCGTGGCGGTCGTCGGGGCGGGGCCGGCGGGCCTCTCCTGCGCAGGCGAGCTCGCGAGGCGCGGTTACGAGGTCACGGTCTTCGAGAAAAACCCCCTACCGGGCGGGCTCTCGACGTACGGCATCGTGGTCTTGCGCGAACCCATCCGGGTCGCGTTGGAGGAGGTCGCCATGATTGAGGCGCTCGGGGTGGAGATCCGCACGGGCGTCGAGGTCGGGCGCGACGTGCAAGCCCCCGAGCTGCTGCGGGACTTTGACGCGGTGTTTCTGGGGGTCGGGATGGGGGCGGTGCCGCACCTAGGCATCCCCGGTGAGGACCTCGAGGGCGTCACCGAGGCGCTCTCCTTTATCGCCGAGACCAAGCTCGCCGAGCGCGAGGGGCTGGAGCGGTTGCGGGCGCTCCCCGTGGGGCGGCACGTGGCGGTGATCGGCGCGGGCAACACCGCGGTCGACGCGGCGACGGTCGCTAGGCGCCTGGGCGCCGAGCGCGTGACGATGGTGTACCGGCGCGGCGAGACCGAGATGACCGCGTACGACTTCGAGGTCGCCTTCGTCCGCAACGAGGGGGTGGAGCTGCGCTTTTTTAGCCAGCCCGTGCGCATCCTGGGCGAAGGGGGGCGGGTGACGGGCCTCGAGTGCCTCCGCGTGGAGCTCGGCCCGCCGGGGCCCGACGGGCGGGCGCTGCCGCGGCCCGTCCCGGGGAGCGAATGGGTGCTCCCCTGCGACCAGGTGATTAAAGCCATCGGGCAGGAGAAGCGCGTCGACCTCTTCGCGCACTTCGGGCTCGAGCAGGAGCGCGGTTACGTCAACGTCGACGCGGCGCTGCGCACAAGCCACCCGAAGGTCTTCGCGGGCGGCGACTGCATCCGCGCGACCGGCGAGGCGATGACGGTGACCGCGACCGAGGACGGCAAGCGGGCGGCTAGAGCCATTCACGCGCTTCTCGGGGCCGCCGCCCTGGCCGCCGACTAG
- the preA gene encoding NAD-dependent dihydropyrimidine dehydrogenase subunit PreA: protein MADLSTDFCGVKSPNPFWLASAPPTNTAYQVCKAFDYGWGGAVWKTIGTPVLNVSSRYGGWEYGGNKLAAINNIELISDRPLEVNLREIAEVKRLFPDRAVIVSAMFESDPQVWADAVRRIEDTGADAIELNYGCPHGMSERGMGSAVGQVPEYCSMITEWVTSVASVPVIVKLTPNITDIKAPARAAIEGRAAALSLINTINSVIGVDLDAFTLKPNVGGKGGHGGYAGPAVKPIALSMLSEVMQLPETRDFRIPISGMGGIQTWRDAAEFLLLGATSLQVCTAVMHYGFRIIEELTDGLSNWLDDKGAASVRDVIGAAAPRYSPFNQLDLSYKVVARIDPAKCIHCNLCFVACDEGAHQCIDLTVDGVKIDPATYAGPAKTQPVVREDDCVGCNLCSLVCPVDGCITMLEVDSGRESVTWAEITERYPEVTLQWEAMGRYRAEKGIEIH from the coding sequence ATGGCCGACCTCAGCACCGACTTCTGCGGGGTGAAAAGCCCCAACCCCTTCTGGCTCGCCTCCGCGCCGCCGACCAACACGGCCTATCAGGTCTGCAAGGCCTTCGACTACGGCTGGGGTGGGGCGGTCTGGAAAACCATCGGCACCCCCGTCCTCAACGTCTCGTCGCGCTACGGCGGTTGGGAGTACGGCGGCAACAAGCTCGCGGCGATCAACAACATCGAGCTGATTTCGGACCGTCCCCTAGAGGTCAACCTGCGCGAGATCGCCGAGGTCAAGCGGCTTTTTCCCGACCGCGCGGTGATCGTCTCGGCGATGTTCGAGTCCGACCCGCAGGTGTGGGCGGACGCGGTGCGGCGCATCGAGGACACCGGCGCCGACGCCATCGAACTTAACTACGGCTGCCCGCACGGTATGAGCGAGCGCGGGATGGGTTCGGCGGTCGGTCAGGTGCCCGAGTACTGCAGCATGATCACCGAGTGGGTGACGAGCGTCGCGAGCGTGCCGGTGATCGTCAAGCTGACCCCGAACATCACCGACATCAAGGCGCCCGCGCGGGCCGCCATCGAGGGCCGCGCAGCCGCGCTCAGCCTGATCAACACCATCAACTCGGTGATCGGCGTGGACTTAGACGCGTTTACGCTCAAACCGAACGTCGGCGGCAAGGGGGGCCACGGCGGCTACGCGGGGCCGGCGGTCAAACCCATCGCGCTCTCCATGCTCAGCGAGGTCATGCAGCTCCCCGAGACGCGTGACTTCCGCATTCCCATCTCCGGCATGGGCGGTATCCAGACCTGGCGCGACGCCGCCGAGTTTCTCCTCCTGGGGGCGACCAGCTTGCAGGTGTGCACCGCCGTGATGCACTACGGTTTTCGCATCATCGAAGAGCTCACCGACGGGCTCTCGAACTGGCTCGACGACAAGGGGGCGGCGAGCGTGCGCGACGTGATCGGCGCCGCCGCCCCCCGCTACTCGCCCTTTAACCAGCTCGACTTGTCCTACAAGGTCGTCGCGCGCATCGACCCCGCCAAGTGCATCCACTGCAACCTCTGCTTTGTCGCCTGCGACGAGGGCGCGCACCAGTGCATCGACCTGACCGTCGACGGCGTCAAGATCGACCCAGCGACCTACGCGGGGCCGGCGAAGACGCAACCCGTGGTGCGCGAGGACGACTGCGTGGGGTGCAACCTCTGCTCGCTGGTGTGCCCGGTGGATGGTTGCATCACCATGCTCGAGGTCGACTCGGGGCGCGAGAGCGTCACCTGGGCCGAGATCACCGAGCGGTACCCGGAGGTGACGCTGCAGTGGGAGGCGATGGGGCGCTACCGGGCGGAGAAGGGCATCGAGATTCACTGA